The following proteins are encoded in a genomic region of Ammospiza caudacuta isolate bAmmCau1 chromosome 13, bAmmCau1.pri, whole genome shotgun sequence:
- the PDP2 gene encoding pyruvate dehydrogenase [acetyl-transferring]-phosphatase 2, mitochondrial, producing MMSGTVSSWILSSARSSIILQGKGRWYSICIPNRNKIKWKLIFSKTCPSPAGSCSLDRTFSFPKAFRHTSTEEEHFSFQLSPAQINDILRAGELSHRTLDLTGKSANSVLRFESNQLASNSPMEDRRSAATCLQTAGMMFGVFDGHAGAACAQAVSERLLHYIAVSLLPRQSLEEIELAVEAMKPVRPILQWHRHPNDVEYREIASQYFENLRVYWQHLLDLDAELGFSLEEAMICAFKRLDSDISLEVQAPHENELMRNIALQVAFSGATACVAHIDGVHLHVANTGDCRAVLGVHEEDGTWSTLPLTRDHNAYDEFEIRRLKREHPRSEEKTLFVNDRLLGILMPSRAFGDVQLKWSKELQHSILENSCDVEALNIYQYVPPNYHTPPYLTAEPEVTYHKLRSKDKFLVIASDGLWEMLSNEKVVKLVAGHLTELNMQRPPLTFKKPVNLGYMHNLLLQRKSKGLASLDQNTATHLIRHAIGSNEYGEVDPEKLAAMLALPEDLARMYRDDITVTVVHFNSQTIEDYYRSHQ from the coding sequence ATGATGTCAGGAACTGTATCATCCTGGATTTTAAGCTCAGCCAGAAGCAGCATTATTTTACAAGGGAAAGGACGTTGGTACTCCATCTGTATCCCAAATAGGAACAAGATCAAATGGAAGCTCATTTTCTCCAAAACATGTCCCtcccctgctgggagctgcagcttggACAggactttctcctttcccaAAGCATTCCGGCACACTTCCACCGAAGAAGAACATTTTTCCTTCCAGCTGTCTCCGGCGCAAATCAACGACATCCTCAGAGCAGGCGAACTATCCCACAGAACACTGGATTTGACTGGCAAGAGTGCCAATTCCGTGCTGAGGTTTGAAAGCAACCAGCTGGCCTCCAACAGCCCCATGGAGGACCGGCGCAGCGCGGCCACGTGCCTGCAGACGGCGGGGATGATGTTCGGCGTGTTCGACGGCCACGCGGGCGCCGCCTGCGCCCAGGCCGTGAGCGAGAGGCTGCTGCACTACATCGCCGTGTCCCTCCTGCCCCGCCAGAGCCTGGAGGAGATCGAGCTGGCCGTGGAGGCCATGAAACCCGTGCGGCCCATCCTGCAGTGGCACAGGCATCCCAACGACGTGGAGTACCGGGAAATCGCCTCGCAGTACTTTGAGAACCTCCGCGTTTACTGGCAGCACTTGCTGGACCTGGACGCGGAGCTGGGGTTTAGTTTGGAAGAAGCCATGATTTGTGCATTCAAAAGGTTAGACTCAGACATATCACTGGAAGTTCAGGCTCCTCATGAAAATGAGTTGATGAGAAATATTGCCCTGCAAGTAGCGTTTTCCGGTGCGACAGCCTGTGTAGCTCACATCGATGGCGTTCACCTACACGTGGCAAACACTGGCGATTGCAGAGCTGTTTTAGGGGTCCATGAAGAAGATGGAACGTGGTCTACTCTCCCTCTAACCCGAGACCACAATGCCTATGATGAATTTGAGATTAGAAGATTGAAGCGAGAGCATCCTAGATCTGAGGAGAAAACCCTATTTGTGAATGACAGATTACTGGGGATTCTCATGCCCTCCAGAGCTTTTGGAGATGTGCAATTAAAATGGAGTAAAGAATTGCAGCACAGCATTCTCGAGAACAGCTGCGATGTTGAGGCTCTAAACATTTATCAGTACGTTCCTCCAAACTACCACACCCCCCCTTATTTAACTGCAGAGCCTGAAGTCACATACCACAAGTTAAGAAGCAAGGACAAGTTTCTCGTTATTGCTTCAGATGGGCTGTGGGAGATGCTGAGTAACGAGAAGGTTGTAAAACTTGTTGCTGGACACCTTACCGAGCTCAACATGCAGAGACCACCACTGACTTTTAAGAAACCAGTTAATTTGGGTTACATGCACAACTTGTTGCTGCAGAGGAAGAGCAAAGGGCTGGCCTCCCTGGACCAGAACACGGCCACGCACCTGATCCGGCACGCCATCGGCAGCAACGAGTACGGCGAGGTGGACCCCGAGAAGCTGGCTGCCATGCTGGCCCTGCCCGAGGACCTGGCCAGGATGTACAGGGACGACATCACCGTCACCGTGGTGCACTTCAACTCACAAACCATTGAGGATTACTACAGGAGCCACCAGtag